Proteins from a single region of Hordeum vulgare subsp. vulgare chromosome 6H, MorexV3_pseudomolecules_assembly, whole genome shotgun sequence:
- the LOC123401480 gene encoding uncharacterized protein LOC123401480: MVLWEITAITAYFLGLRRTYRLALRGQRRLIGPNHPKLRDFVYRRTRSIFDVAVSVHKNIQERDLEVGRNVGNAVLRWLDRMKPSAQIRPHPPGPPGGSPEQLRHLSTMNKTAGAQKPASKTSTHDSSGKMLFSPLNIRPKSFPILPTMMQSTRISASSQCRRLSTSPFPSVTARRKDMMEGVFRKDIAQLMV; this comes from the exons ATGGTGCTGTGGGAGATCACGGCCATCACGGCCTACTTCCTCGGCCTCCGCCGCACCTACCGCCTCGCGCTCCGCGGCCAGCGCCGCCTCATCGGCCCCAACCACCCCAAGCTCCGCGACTTCGTCTACAG GCGGACACGTTCTATATTCGATGTCGCAGTCTCAGTGCACAAGAACATTCAGGAGAGGGACTTGGAAGTTGGTCGGAACGTCGGAAACGCGGTCCTTCGCTGGCTCGACCGCATGAAGCCATCGGCACAGATCCGCCCCCACCCTCCAGGCCCGCCAGGCGGCAGCCCGGAGCAACTCAGGCACCTCTCGACCATGAACAAGACCGCAGGAGCTCAGAAGCCCGCCTCCAAGACCTCCACGCACGACTCAAGCGGGAAGATGCTGTTCTCGCCCCTGAACATCCGGCCCAAGTCCTTCCCTATCCTCCCCACAATGATGCAGTCCACCAGGATCAGCGCGAGCAGCCAGTGCAGGCGcctctccacctcgccgttcCCGTCTGTCACCGccaggaggaaggacatgatggAGGGCGTCTTCCGGAAGGACATTGCCCAGCTAATGGTGTAA
- the LOC123405005 gene encoding ribose-phosphate pyrophosphokinase 1, chloroplastic has product MPLPSSSSSSAAAAVAAGPAASPLAAVAAGPAASPLAAVAAGPAASPLAARSRGRLLRARSGHAAAVRCQRVDPVRLRAVNGSPPCVPLSDRSPWIPVTTPIFGDASIRKDDTRLRIFSGTANPSLAQEIASYMGLELGKINIKRFADGEIYVQLQESVRGCDVFLVQPSCPPANENLMELLIMIDACRRASAKNITAVIPYFGYARADRKSQGRESIAAKLVANMITEAGANRVLVCDLHSSQAMGYFDIPVDHVYGQPVILDYLASKTICSNDLVVVSPDVGGVARARAFAKKLSDAPLAIVDKRRHGHNVAEVMNLIGDVRGKVAVMMDDMIDTAGTIAKGAELLHQEGAREVYACCTHAVFSPPAIERLSSGLFQEVIITNTIPLKEEKNFPQLTILSVANLLGETIWRVHDDCSVGHAPYSTLDID; this is encoded by the exons ATGCCGCTcccttcgtcctcctcctcctccgccgccgccgccgtcgcggcCGGGCCCGCGGCGTCCCCGCTCGCCGCCGTCGCGGCCGGGCCCGCGGCGTCCCCGCTCGCCGCCGTCGCGGCCGGGCCCGCGGCGTCCCCGCTCGCCGCCCGAAGCCGGGGCCGCCTCCTCCGCGCGCGCTCCGGCCACGCCGCCGCCGTG aggtgccagagggtCGATCCTGTGAGGCTGAGGGCGGTGAATGGATCGCCCCCCTGCGTTCCCCTGTCCGACAGGTCGCCGTGGATCCCTGTGACGACGCCGATTTTCGGGGACGCAAGCATCAGGAAGGACGACACGAGGCTGCGCATCTTCTCAGGAACCGCCAACCCCTCGCTCGCCCAG GAAATAGCAAGCTACATGGGTCTAGaacttgggaagatcaacataaaAAGGTTTGCTGATGGAGAAATATATGTTCAGTTACAAGAAAGTGTAAGGGGCTGCGATGTGTTCCTTGTGCAACCATCATGTCCTCCAGCAAACGAGAATCTCATGGAGCTACTCATCATGATTGATGCGTGTAGAAGAGCATCTGCTAAGAATATTACTGCAGTCATCCCTTATTTCGGTTATGCCAGGGCTGACAGGAAG TCTCAAGGTCGCGAATCTATAGCTGCAAAACTTGTAGCTAATATGATTACTGAAGCTGGTGCAAACCGTGTCCTTGTTTGTGATCTTCATTCAAGTCAGGCCATGGGATATTTTGACATCCCAGTAGATCATGTTTATGGCCAG CCGGTGATTCTTGATTACCTCGCCAGCAAGACAATTTGTTCAAATGACTTGGTGGTGGTGTCGCCCGATGTTGGAGGTGTTGCCAGGGCACGCGCTTTTGCCAAAAAACTATCAGATGCACCTCTAGCAATTGTAGATAAAAGAAGGCATGGACACAACGTTGCCGAG GTAATGAATCTTATTGGAGATGTTAGAGGAAAAGTGGCTGTTATGATGGATGATATGATTGATACGGCAG GAACTATTGCCAAAGGAGCTGAGCTGCTGCATCAagaaggagcaagagaagtatatGCATGCTGTACACATGCTGTTTTTAG CCCACCAGCCATCGAAAGATTATCAAGTGGTTTGTTTCAAGAAGTGATCATCACGAACACTATCCCtttgaaggaggagaagaatttcCCGCAGCTGACCATCCTTTCAGTCGCGAACCTTCTAGGCGAGACAATCTGGCGTGTCCATGACGATTGCTCT GTTGGCCATGCGCCATACTCCACCTTGGATATCGATTGA
- the LOC123404011 gene encoding pentatricopeptide repeat-containing protein At1g71210, mitochondrial, with amino-acid sequence MPRLLAPLPSRSRRRRLLAILSNTFSASTASPHRAPPPPPPPLPQLSPLLPRTAESYASISDAASDIAVSFRDWFLAPPRAAEPLTALDAIYEALASDDAAALEALPLSEELVLSVLRHRPRRLPDGDAVLLLRLKFFDWSGRRPQYLHTRAVYHAVFRLLSRARRASVVLDWLRLFAATSASTGQPRFHQTLVVGYAVAGDPQRGLSVLGRMRFRGMDLDAVSSRILLNSLVDASFHDLADSFARNLAASPVATCIRIKSLCRRALFRDATALLDTLPFAEASRGPAAGSIVTEFCRRGRFGEAAQIVGKFSSCDVYGAWIHGLIEAGMLDTTLQFLSDKKEAEGYIPDGQRYDKLVHRLLRKNRLGEVYDLLVEMMEEGIAPGRSTMNAALCFFCKAGLVEVAMHLYRSRMELGVNPNKDVYNNLIRALCRGGATEEACLVLEQSMEDGYFPGRQTFAMFANVLCQEGKLDKVRELLDRALKQEAWPMDSVLAKYVVALCKSGNVEEACTVPQIASSKNPAGLYRYESTYKSLIRALILIRRVDVLPRLILEMQDMGHIPTRSLYQSVVCELCELNRYGEVLELLENQLRRSELQPRVCYNYFISGAGHAKKADVAREVYSRMESAGIEPSVESNILLLMSYLRSKRIGDALHFFNCIHEKKPPGTKMYNVFISGLCEARKPEQAMVFWREARDKGLIPSISCYEQLVLLLSSVQDYDSVVKIIDDFRETGRPVSAFLCNVLLLHTLRGSDLLKAWARSEDKSGSIEARAGEIKGRGAGRFLIGQLIELFASGIRNRSDLEVLEEGLEQFFPVDIYTYNMLLRGLSMAGRMDSACNMFERLCQRGYLPNRYTFDIMVHGFCKHGSRSEAERWMEAMYRNGFYPTWYTMRLYNNTSLRPHDQKAISFV; translated from the coding sequence ATGCCCCGCCTCCTGGCCCCGCTCCCCTCccgctcgcgccgccgccgcctcctcgccattctgtcgaacaccttctcggCGTCCACCGCCTCACCacaccgcgcgccgccgccgccgccgccgccgctgccgcagcTCTCCCCGCTGCTCCCCCGGACCGCGGAGTCCTACGCTTCCATCTCCGACGCCGCGTCCGACATCGCCGTATCCTTCCGCGACTGGTTCCTCGCTCCCCCCCGCGCCGCCGAGCCGCTCACCGCCCTCGACGCGATCTACGAGGCCCTCGCTTCGGACGACGCGGCGGCGCTCGAGGCGCTCCCGCTCTCGGAGGAGCTCGTCCTCTCGGTGCTCCGCCACCGCCCGCGGAGGCTCCCCGACGGCGACGCGGTTCTGCTGCTCCGCCTCAAGTTTTTCGACTGGTCGGGGCGCCGCCCGCAGTACCTCCACACGCGCGCCGTGTACCATGCCGTCTTCCGCCTGCTCTCGCGCGCGCGCCGCGCCTCTGTGGTGCTCGACTGGCTCCGCCTCTTCGCCGCCACCTCCGCGTCCACCGGCCAGCCGCGCTTCCATCAGACGCTCGTCGTAGGCTACGCCGTCGCGGGCGACCCCCAGCGCGGGCTCAGCGTCCTCGGCCGCATGCGCTTCCGCGGCATGGACCTGGATGCTGTCTCCTCCCGCATACTCCTCAACTCACTTGTCGATGCCTCATTCCACGACTTGGCAGACTCCTTCGCCCGCAACCTTGCTGCTAGTCCCGTTGCAACCTGCATCCGCATCAAGAGCCTCTGCCGCCGCGCCCTCTTCAGGGATGCCACCGCACTACTTGACACCCTCCCTTTCGCAGAAGCATCCAGAGGCCCCGCTGCAGGCTCTATTGTCACGGAGTTCTGTCGGCGTGGGCGCTTTGGCGAGGCAGCCCAGATTGTTGGCAAATTCTCGTCATGTGATGTGTATGGCGCGTGGATCCATGGTCTCATCGAGGCTGGGATGCTTGATACTACATTGCAGTTCCTTTCCGATAAGAAGGAGGCTGAGGGATATATCCCTGATGGTCAGCGGTATGATAAGCTTGTGCACCGTCTTCTCCGCAAGAACAGACTTGGTGAAGTTTATGATTTGCTTGTGGAAAtgatggaggagggcattgcTCCAGGCCGTTCAACCATGAATGCCGCCCTTTGCTTCTTTTGCAAGGCCGGGCTTGTGGAAGTTGCCATGCATTTGTATAGATCAAGAATGGAGCTTGGGGTTAACCCTAACAAGGATGTCTACAACAATCTCATCAGGGCACTGTGCCGAGGTGGGGCCACAGAAGAGGCTTGTCTGGTATTGGAGCAGTCTATGGAAGATGGATATTTTCCTGGACGTCAGACATTTGCAATGTTCGCGAATGTGCTGTGTCAAGAGGGGAAGCTGGATAAGGTGAGGGAGCTGCTCGATAGGGCTCTCAAGCAGGAGGCGTGGCCAATGGACAGTGTATTAGCCAAGTACGTTGTTGCATTGTGCAAGAGTGGGAATGTGGAAGAGGCATGCACAGTACCTCAGATAGCGAGCAGCAAGAACCCTGCGGGCCTATATCGCTACGAATCAACTTACAAGAGCTTGATTAGAGCATTAATATTGATTAGGAGGGTGGATGTGCTCCCAAGGCTCATACTGGAAATGCAAGATATGGGGCACATCCCGACCCGAAGCCTCTACCAGTCGGTTGTTTGTGAATTGTGTGAGCTGAATAGGTATGGTGAGGTTCTTGAGCTGCTGGAGAACCAGTTGCGGAGGAGTGAACTCCAACCCCGTGTGTGCTATAACTACTTCATCTCTGGGGCTGGACATGCTAAGAAGGCTGATGTGGCCAGGGAGGTGTACAGCCGGATGGAGTCTGCAGGGATTGAGCCATCTGTCGAAAGCAATATCCTTCTTCTCATGAGTTATCTGAGGAGTAAGCGTATTGGTGACGCACTGCATTTTTTCAACTGCATTCAtgagaagaagccacctgggaccaAGATGTATAACGTATTTATATCTGGCCTATGTGAAGCTCGGAAGCCGGAGCAGGCAATGGTATTTTGGAGGGAAGCAAGGGATAAAGGATTAATCCCGAGCATCAGCTGCTATGAACAGCTTGTGCTCCTTTTGAGCTCTGTTCAAGATTATGACAGTGTTGTGAAGATTATTGATGACTTCAGGGAAACAGGGCGCCCTGTTTCAGCCTTCTTGTGTAATGTGCTTCTGTTGCACACACTGAGGGGCAGCGATCTTCTCAAGGCATGGGCGCGTTCAGAAGATAAATCCGGGTCTATTGAAGCAAGAGCTGGAGAGATCAAAGGTCGGGGGGCAGGACGATTCTTGATTGGCCAACTTATCGAGTTGTTTGCAAGCGGTATCCGGAACAGGAGTGACTTGGAGGTTTTAGAAGAGGGTCTAGAACAGTTCTTTCCTGTGGACATTTATACTTATAACATGCTGTTACGAGGATTGAGCATGGCAGGGAGGATGGATTCTGCTTGTAACATGTTCGAAAGACTCTGCCAAAGGGGCTATCTACCAAATCGATATACTTTTGATATAATGGTACATGGCTTCTGCAAGCATGGCAGCAGAAGTGAGGCTGAAAGGTGGATGGAGGCAATGTACCGAAACGGGTTCTATCCCACTTGGTACACTATGAGGTTGTACAACAATACATCCTTGCGACCACATGATCAGAAGGCCATTTCATTTGTATAA